From the genome of Uranotaenia lowii strain MFRU-FL chromosome 1, ASM2978415v1, whole genome shotgun sequence, one region includes:
- the LOC129738829 gene encoding dihydropyrimidine dehydrogenase [NADP(+)], with the protein MSCASVLTSKDLPDIESLLALNPRVKTHGSLVPTTVTKSVKKHWKRNADRSCTSCTPLTNDFSDIKHTTLSERAALREAARCLKCADAPCQKSCPTQLDIKSFITSIANKNYYGAAKAIFSDNPLGLTCGMVCPTSDLCVGGCNLQAAEEGGINIGGLQQFATEVFKRMGLHQIVPPNVAPLKFPNKKVALLGGGPASLSCATFLGRLGYKNITIYEKRSYLGGLSSSEIPQYRLPYDVVDFEIQLVKDLGVKFETGRALSTKDLTVKGLLDGGNDAVFLGIGLPTPKIDKVFVSLKQENGFYTSKDFLPLVSDGSKPGLCACKAAAAKLPSLSGNVIVLGAGDTAFDCATSALRCGARRVFVVFRKGNNNIRAVPEEVELAREERCEFIPFMSPKEVIVKDGKITAIEFIRTDQDEAGNWIEDPDQTTRLKANYIISAFGSGLSDKDVIEALNPVPLNRWGLPQVDSKTQQTLVPAVFCGGDLAGAAETTVESVNDGKTAAWYIHCYLQGIPFDTPAQLPLFYTEIDNVDLSVEVCGVKFENPFGLASAPPTTATAMIRRAFEQGWGFAVTKTFALDKDIVTNVSPRIVRGVTAGHNFGPQQGAFLNIELISEKCADYWLTGITELKRDFPTKVVIASIMCTYNEEDWTELAKRAEAAGADMLELNLSCPHGMGESGMGLACGQDPKLVYNISLWVRAAVKIPFFVKLTPNITDIVSIAQAAQRGNADGVSAINTVQGLMSIKADTTPWPAVGIEKRTTYGGVSGNATRPQALRAISLIGNKMPGFPICGIGGIDSADVALQFIQCGAPILQICSSIQNQDFTVVEDYILGLKALLYLKANPPPESLQWDGQSPPTQKLQKGKAVAPLRDDDGKPLLHFGEYKKKREEKLAKLRLENGALWDPCSETVQNNGNHQNNGSNGTINPVPKIKDVLGAALSKVGSYKSLDNKKQVVALIDDDLCINCGKCYMTCADSGYQAIEFSPVTHLPHVTDDCTGCNLCLSVCPIIDCISMVPKKIPHVIKRGNIKQSVGIHALSPSQ; encoded by the exons ATGAGTTGTGCTAGTGTTTTGACCAGCAAGGACCTGCCGGATATTGAG AGCCTTCTGGCCCTCAATCCGCGAGTCAAAACCCACGGCTCCCTGGTACCGACCACGGTGACCAAGTCGGTCAAGAAACACTGGAAACGTAACGCGGATCGGTCCTGCACCAGCTGCACTCCGCTAACGAATGATTTCTCGGACATCAAGCACACGACCCTGTCGGAAAGGGCCGCCCTTCGTGAGGCAGCTCGCTGTCTGAAATGTGCCGATGCTCCGTGCCAGAAGTCCTGCCCTACCCAATTAGACATCAAGAGCTTCATAACTAGTATTGCGAATAAGAACTACTATGGCGCTGCCAAGGCAATTTTTTCGGATAACCCACTCGGTTTGACCTGTGGTATGGTTTGCCCTACCAGTGATCTGTGCGTCGGTGGATGTAATCTGCAAGCAGCTGAGGAAGGTGGTATCAACATTGGAGGGCTGCAGCAGTTTGCAACGGAGGTGTTCAAGCGTATGGGCCTTCACCAGATTGTTCCACCGAATGTTGCCCCGTTGAAGTTCCCGAACAAGAAGGTGGCTCTTCTGGGTGGAGGACCAGCTTCGTTATCGTGTGCAACGTTTTTGGGACGTCTGGGTTACAAAAACATCACTATCTATGAGAAGCGTAGCTACCTAGGTGGGTTGAGTTCATCGGAAATCCCGCAATACCGTTTGCCGTACGATGTGGTGGACTTCGAAATCCAACTGGTTAAGGACCTTGGAGTTAAGTTCGAAACGGGAAGAGCGCTTTCGACCAAGGACCTTACCGTGAAGGGTTTACTGGATGGAGGAAATGACGCCGTGTTCTTGGGTATCGGCCTGCCTACACCCAAGATCGATAAGGTATTCGTGAGTCTAAAACAAGAAAACGGTTTCTACACGTCCAAGGACTTCCTCCCGCTCGTTTCGGATGGAAGTAAACCAGGTTTATGCGCATGTAAAGCTGCTGCGGCGAAACTTCCATCACTGAGCGGAAATGTCATCGTTCTTGGAGCCGGTGATACGGCCTTCGATTGCGCTACTTCTGCACTTCGCTGTGGTGCTCGTAGGGTATTCGTGGTGTTCCGCAAGGGTAACAACAACATCCGAGCTGTCCCGGAAGAGGTTGAATTGGCTCGGGAAGAACGATGTGAATTTATTCCTTTCATGTCTCCCAAGGAGGTCATTGTGAAAGATGGAAAG ATTACAGCAATCGAGTTCATTCGCACGGATCAAGATGAGGCCGGAAACTGGATTGAGGACCCAGACCAGACAACCCGACTAAAGGCAAATTACATCATTTCTGCTTTCGGATCCGGATTGAGTGATAAAGATG TTATCGAGGCACTGAACCCGGTGCCGCTAAACCGTTGGGGTCTACCCCAGGtggattccaaaactcaacaaaCTTTGGTGCCGGCCGTTTTCTGTGGCGGAGATTTAGCTGGAGCTGCCGAAACCACTGTCGAGTCTGTCAACGATGGAAAAACGGCCGCCTGGTACATTCATTGCTACCTTCAGGGCATTCCGTTCGATACTCCGGCTCAACTACCCCTCTTTTACACCGAAATTGATAACGTTGATTTGTCTGTCGAAGTTTGTGGGgtgaaattcgaaaatccgttTGGATTGGCATCGGCTCCTCCAACTACAGCTACGGCTATGATTCGTCGGGCTTTTGAGCAAGGTTGGGGCTTTGCTGTAACGAAGACCTTTGCCTTGGACAAGGACATAGTCACCAATGTGAGTCCACGTATTGTTAGGGGAGTTACTGCGGGTCATAACTTTGGACCGCAACAAGGCGCTTTCCTTAACATTGAGCTGATTTCGGAGAAGTGCGCCGATTACTGGTTAACCGGTATTACGGAGCTGAAGCGGGACTTCCCAACTAAGGTAGTTATAGCTAGTATCATGTGTACCTACAACGAGGAAGATTGGACCGAATTGGCGAAACGCGCTGAAGCCGCCGGTGCCGATATGCTGGAGCTCAATCTGTCTTGCCCTCATGGTATGGGTGAATCTGGTATGGGTTTAGCTTGCGGTCAAGATCCGAAGCTGGTGTACAACATTTCCTTGTGGGTTCGAGCAGCTGTGAAGATTCCATTCTTCGTCAAACTTACACCTAACATCACCGACATTGTGTCGATTGCACAAGCCGCACAGAGAGGTAATGCCGACGGGGTATCGGCGATCAATACCGTTCAAGGCCTCATGTCGATCAAGGCCGATACCACTCCTTGGCCAGCTGTTGGTATCGAGAAGCGTACTACTTATGGTGGAGTATCTGGAAACGCTACCCGACCACAAGCTCTTCGTGCCATTTCTTTGATCGGCAACAAAATGCCTGGATTCCCGATCTGCGGTATTGGAGGTATCGACTCAGCGGATGTCGCTCTCCAATTCATCCAGTGTGGAGCTCCTATTCTTCAAATCTGCTCCTCGATCCAGAATCAAGATTTTACTGTTGTCGAAGACTACATTCTTGGTCTAAAGGCTTTACTATACCTCAAAGCCAACCCTCCACCAGAGAGTCTCCAGTGGGATGGACAATCTCCACCGACTCAGAAACTACAGAAGGGCAAAGCGGTAGCTCCACTTCGCGACGACGACGGCAAACCTCTTCTACATTTCGGCGAATACAAGAAAAAACGCGAGGAAAAGTTGGCAAAACTTCGTCTGGAAAATGGTGCTCTGTGGGACCCATGCTCGGAAACAGTTCAAAACAATGGTAATCATCAAAACAATGGGTCCAACGGCACGATCAACCCTGTCCCTAAAATCAAGGACGTTCTGGGAGCTGCGCTGTCCAAGGTTGGATCCTACAAAAGCCTGGATAATAAGAAGCAGGTCGTTGCTCTCATTGATGAT GACCTCTGCATTAACTGCGGCAAGTGCTACATGACCTGCGCCGATTCCGGGTATCAAGCGATTGAGTTCAGTCCGGTTACCCATTTGCCCCACGTTACGGACGATTGTACCGGGTGCAATCTGTGCCTTTCCGTTTGTCCCATCATTGATTGTATCAG CATGGTGCCGAAGAAGATTCCACATGTGATCAAGCGTGGAAATATTAAGCAGTCTGTTGGAATTCATGCTCTATCGCCTTCTCAGTGA